The Stieleria sp. JC731 genome has a segment encoding these proteins:
- a CDS encoding DUF4159 domain-containing protein, which produces MLPALVFAQRWRGDYGRRPYDRNGVPVWEVDKNFPGDLFTFARVRYDSYSGRGRGGGWDTDYPDSDLNFSLRLQQLTTIKVNPEHKVVDLTDEDLRDYPFLYMIEPGGLSFSEAEVIALREYCLSGGFLMVDDFWGDTQYENLAYELSRVFPDRRPEEVPLSHQIFHIVYDMKEKPQVPSIHSARYGVSWENARDGSDTTTPYYKAIYDDKDRIMVFICHNTDLGDGWEREGENRDYFAEYSVKKAYPMGINIVTYAMTH; this is translated from the coding sequence GTGTTGCCTGCTCTTGTCTTCGCCCAACGTTGGCGTGGCGATTATGGGCGCCGACCATACGATCGAAATGGTGTCCCTGTTTGGGAGGTCGACAAGAATTTTCCAGGAGATTTATTCACCTTTGCTCGCGTGCGATATGACTCCTATTCCGGACGCGGTCGCGGGGGCGGTTGGGACACGGACTATCCCGACAGTGATCTAAATTTCTCTTTGCGGTTGCAGCAACTGACAACCATCAAAGTCAATCCAGAACACAAGGTCGTTGATCTGACGGATGAGGACCTGCGTGATTATCCGTTTCTATACATGATCGAACCGGGTGGTTTGTCGTTTAGTGAGGCAGAGGTCATCGCATTGCGAGAGTACTGCTTGAGTGGCGGCTTTCTTATGGTGGACGATTTTTGGGGCGACACACAGTACGAAAACTTAGCGTATGAGCTGAGCCGCGTATTCCCTGACCGACGCCCGGAAGAAGTGCCGCTGTCTCATCAGATTTTTCATATCGTCTACGACATGAAAGAGAAGCCTCAAGTCCCTTCGATCCATTCGGCACGCTACGGAGTGTCTTGGGAAAATGCTCGTGACGGGAGCGACACTACGACTCCGTACTACAAAGCCATCTACGACGACAAGGATCGCATCATGGTTTTCATTTGTCACAACACCGATCTGGGTGACGGTTGGGAACGTGAAGGCGAAAACCGTGATTACTTTGCTGAATACTCCGTCAAGAAGGCCTACCCGATGGGAATCAACATCGTGACGTACGCCATGACACACTAG
- a CDS encoding AAA family ATPase: protein MTLTEPNLASQIQDARDKIVGELSKAIVGQQDVIEQLLISLFAGGHCLITGPPGLAKTLLVRSVAQIFHLDFSRIQFTPDLMPVDIVGTEILEETDQGHRALSFVKGPVFANVILADEINRTPPKTQAAMLEAMQEHQVTAAGTRYELPKPFFVLATQNPIEMEGTYPLPEAQLDRFLFNVRIDYLPPEDELSVVMRTTSTKPEPIEALFSGEDVLRFQSIVRDVPIATPIAEYAVRLVQATRPNREGTPDFVNEWVGWGAGTRASQTLVLGAKARALLFGRAHVQTEDIIALAHPTLRHRVLPTYKAEAEGVTIEQIIDKLLETVAKP from the coding sequence ATGACCTTAACCGAACCAAATCTCGCATCACAAATCCAGGACGCTCGCGACAAAATCGTCGGGGAATTATCGAAGGCGATCGTGGGCCAGCAGGATGTGATTGAGCAACTGCTGATCAGTTTATTTGCAGGTGGGCATTGCCTGATTACCGGACCTCCGGGTTTGGCAAAAACGCTGTTGGTCCGTAGCGTAGCTCAAATTTTCCACTTGGACTTCAGCCGGATTCAATTCACACCAGACCTGATGCCGGTGGACATTGTCGGGACAGAGATTTTGGAGGAAACCGATCAAGGGCATCGCGCGTTGTCGTTTGTCAAAGGGCCTGTGTTTGCCAACGTCATCCTTGCCGACGAGATCAACCGAACGCCGCCCAAAACGCAAGCGGCAATGTTGGAAGCGATGCAAGAGCATCAGGTGACTGCCGCAGGAACTCGATACGAGCTACCAAAGCCGTTCTTTGTTTTGGCAACTCAGAACCCGATCGAGATGGAAGGCACCTATCCGCTGCCCGAGGCGCAGCTTGACCGATTCCTGTTCAACGTTCGCATCGATTATTTGCCGCCCGAAGATGAATTGTCGGTCGTGATGCGCACCACATCAACAAAGCCGGAACCGATCGAAGCACTTTTCAGCGGCGAAGACGTGCTGCGTTTTCAATCGATCGTCCGTGATGTTCCGATCGCGACTCCCATCGCTGAATACGCGGTTCGCTTGGTCCAAGCGACTCGGCCCAATCGAGAAGGAACCCCTGACTTTGTCAACGAGTGGGTGGGATGGGGCGCAGGCACACGTGCGAGCCAAACGTTGGTCCTTGGCGCGAAAGCACGCGCGCTGTTGTTCGGTCGCGCCCACGTACAAACCGAGGATATCATCGCGCTAGCACACCCAACACTGCGGCATCGCGTTTTGCCAACGTATAAAGCAGAGGCTGAAGGCGTCACCATCGAACAGATCATCGATAAACTTCTCGAAACGGTGGCCAAGCCATGA
- a CDS encoding DUF58 domain-containing protein: MTPKSTETGNSHGVGKPAASVDPSALMRIKSLKLRAKTVVEGFFSGLHRSPTHGSSIEFSEYRAYVPGDDLRTLDWKLYARSDRYFVKKFEDETNRRCYLVIDQSRSMSFGSLDYTKIEYARTIAATLAYFLTTQHDAVGVLTFDVEIGDFLPAKIGAKHFHQILVELSRPAEGRGTDIEAPLRQVASLVPRRGLVILVSDLLAHPDTLQTQLASLRARGHEVVVLRVLDPAEMDFQLQSPAMVQDVETGKQIYVDPSAAKASYQERFEKHREQVQSICSNAGVGYYEMPTDQPLDQGLASLIDARNRLGGGSSRAMSEGRRR, encoded by the coding sequence ATGACGCCGAAGTCTACCGAAACAGGAAATTCGCACGGCGTCGGCAAGCCTGCTGCCAGTGTTGATCCCAGCGCACTGATGCGAATTAAGAGTTTGAAGCTTCGTGCCAAGACGGTTGTCGAAGGATTCTTTTCAGGGCTTCACCGCAGTCCGACGCACGGCAGTTCGATCGAGTTCAGCGAGTATCGCGCCTATGTGCCCGGAGACGACCTGCGAACGCTGGATTGGAAACTGTACGCGCGAAGCGATCGATATTTCGTCAAAAAGTTCGAAGACGAGACCAATCGACGATGCTATCTCGTCATCGACCAAAGTCGCTCGATGAGTTTTGGTTCGCTTGACTACACCAAAATCGAATACGCGCGAACGATCGCGGCAACGCTTGCCTATTTTTTGACAACACAGCACGATGCCGTTGGGGTTCTAACATTCGATGTCGAGATTGGTGATTTCCTACCCGCAAAAATCGGCGCGAAACACTTCCATCAGATTCTCGTCGAGCTTTCAAGACCGGCAGAAGGTCGTGGAACCGATATCGAAGCTCCACTTCGTCAGGTCGCGTCGTTGGTCCCTCGGCGCGGGCTTGTGATTCTCGTCAGCGACCTGTTGGCTCACCCCGACACCCTGCAAACCCAGTTGGCTTCTCTTCGCGCTCGCGGACATGAAGTCGTCGTCCTGCGTGTGCTGGATCCTGCTGAAATGGATTTTCAGTTGCAATCTCCCGCGATGGTTCAGGACGTCGAAACCGGCAAGCAGATCTATGTCGACCCGTCAGCTGCAAAAGCGAGTTATCAGGAACGCTTTGAAAAGCACCGCGAACAGGTTCAATCGATCTGCAGCAATGCAGGCGTGGGCTACTACGAAATGCCGACTGATCAACCACTTGACCAAGGTTTGGCGAGCCTGATTGACGCGCGGAATCGTCTAGGCGGTGGAAGCAGTCGAGCGATGAGCGAGGGAAGACGCCGATGA
- a CDS encoding BatA domain-containing protein codes for MSFLTPLYFLGALAVVGPILFHLIRRQPKGEVQFSSLMFLEASPPRLTRRSRLENLPLLLIRCLAIGMLAFAFARPFLPSTESESIDGVQEATIILVDQSASMRRVTVADQIQQIIDGLVDQCDDDALIALIAFDQDVNPVLSLQESAGLQSSMRKSAAKDAAKQIEPTWLKTDIGKALRYCADSAALLDLDDNEGEAESESGGRAAIRTRIVLVSDLQSGAAIDSLQGYDWPADVWLETNPVSVSTSNNASLRVIPRSVELGIEQESSSDPETVRVEVRHDDGVAGSSTFQLRFHGQESDAAVVQVGPGQTRYFNVPLPPSTGSDSDRASAIELLGDSETFDNSHYFIRPQKAAQQVLFVASEKARGADQRQLLSFYLSQLPFSDSTREVTFEVVSPNDFAGALDVERVPLVIVPAKEISTLDGSLLDQFVSGGGHVLFVLDDVVEQEGTPLLSKLLDSPKLEIEKTVNEDFRLISSVDFESPLIRPLSEPGVNDFSTIKVWNHFGLSGTSESVKTTLRLDDGSPWLLHRQIIDSDRLGGQVWVLTSGWQPSQSQFGLSTKFVPMMLGMLGPNPLTVSQSVAVGTKLGQGDDEMIADSPGIVTTNDGVSVAVNLDASESMLVPIDADRFGALGVTVSSPELREQDQQAARALRDVELEARQGWWQWLILATMGLVAIETILSSKGAKSHE; via the coding sequence ATGAGTTTTCTAACGCCGCTTTATTTTTTAGGGGCTCTTGCCGTCGTCGGGCCGATCTTATTTCACTTGATTCGTCGTCAACCCAAAGGCGAAGTCCAGTTCAGCTCATTAATGTTTTTAGAGGCTAGCCCTCCAAGACTGACGCGGCGAAGTCGTCTGGAAAATCTTCCTCTGCTGCTAATCCGCTGTCTTGCGATCGGAATGTTGGCGTTCGCGTTTGCAAGGCCGTTCCTGCCGTCGACCGAATCCGAGTCGATTGATGGCGTGCAAGAGGCGACGATCATCCTGGTCGATCAAAGCGCCAGCATGCGACGCGTCACCGTTGCTGATCAGATTCAGCAGATAATCGATGGGTTGGTTGACCAGTGCGACGACGACGCATTGATCGCATTGATCGCATTCGACCAAGACGTCAATCCGGTTCTTTCGCTTCAAGAGTCTGCCGGATTGCAATCCTCGATGCGGAAAAGTGCAGCCAAAGATGCGGCCAAACAGATCGAACCGACTTGGTTGAAAACGGATATCGGCAAAGCGCTGCGGTATTGTGCAGATTCAGCTGCACTGTTGGACTTGGATGATAACGAGGGCGAAGCGGAATCAGAGTCAGGCGGTCGTGCAGCGATTCGCACCAGGATCGTTCTCGTCAGTGATCTACAGAGCGGTGCGGCAATCGATTCGCTGCAAGGGTACGATTGGCCAGCGGATGTCTGGTTGGAAACGAATCCGGTGAGCGTTTCCACGTCCAACAACGCTTCGCTTCGTGTCATTCCACGATCTGTGGAATTAGGGATTGAGCAGGAATCCAGCTCCGATCCGGAAACGGTGCGCGTCGAAGTACGGCATGATGACGGAGTTGCGGGATCATCAACATTTCAGCTGCGATTCCATGGACAAGAATCTGATGCTGCAGTGGTTCAAGTCGGCCCCGGGCAAACGAGGTACTTCAACGTTCCGTTGCCACCATCGACCGGCAGCGACAGTGATCGAGCCTCCGCCATAGAACTGTTGGGTGATTCGGAGACGTTTGATAATTCGCACTATTTCATTCGCCCACAAAAAGCTGCTCAGCAAGTTTTGTTTGTCGCATCGGAGAAAGCACGTGGTGCTGATCAGCGGCAGTTGTTGTCGTTTTACCTAAGTCAGCTCCCGTTTTCGGATTCGACACGCGAGGTCACTTTCGAAGTGGTCTCACCAAACGATTTCGCGGGTGCACTGGATGTCGAGCGAGTGCCTTTGGTGATCGTTCCTGCGAAAGAAATTTCGACGCTTGATGGTTCATTGTTGGATCAGTTCGTTAGCGGTGGCGGGCATGTTCTTTTTGTCCTTGACGATGTTGTCGAACAAGAAGGGACACCGCTGCTTTCGAAGTTGCTCGACAGCCCGAAGTTGGAAATCGAAAAGACTGTCAACGAAGATTTCCGATTGATTTCTTCGGTTGATTTCGAATCACCGCTCATTCGTCCGCTTTCCGAACCGGGCGTCAATGATTTTTCGACGATAAAGGTGTGGAACCACTTTGGGCTTTCCGGCACCAGTGAATCGGTCAAAACAACACTGCGATTAGACGACGGTTCACCTTGGTTGCTGCATCGTCAAATCATCGATTCTGATCGCCTGGGAGGACAAGTCTGGGTGTTGACCTCCGGTTGGCAACCATCGCAAAGTCAATTCGGATTGTCGACAAAATTTGTCCCAATGATGCTTGGGATGCTCGGACCAAACCCGTTGACTGTCTCACAGTCGGTTGCTGTTGGAACCAAGCTAGGGCAAGGCGATGATGAAATGATCGCAGATAGTCCCGGCATCGTAACGACCAACGACGGTGTCAGCGTCGCGGTCAACTTAGATGCGTCAGAAAGTATGTTGGTCCCAATCGATGCCGATCGTTTTGGTGCTTTGGGGGTGACTGTCTCATCGCCAGAACTGCGGGAACAAGACCAACAGGCCGCGCGGGCCCTTCGCGATGTCGAATTGGAAGCTCGCCAAGGTTGGTGGCAGTGGCTGATATTGGCAACCATGGGGCTGGTTGCGATCGAGACAATCCTTTCGTCAAAGGGAGCGAAGAGCCATGAGTGA